In Actinomadura luteofluorescens, the sequence GCCGAGCCCGTGTGGGCGGGACGGTCGGCCCGGCAGGTCGAGGCGTGGGAGTGCATGGACTCCGCCCTCAACGCGGTACTGGCCGGCACCGGCATCCACATGGTCTGCCCCTACGACGCCCGCACCCTCGAACCGGAGATCGTCGGCAACGCCCTGCGCACCCACCCGCACATGGTGGACGGGACCGAGGTGGCCGCGAGTCCCGGGTACACCGAGCCCGTCGCGTTCGTGCGCGGCCGGGCGGCGCCGCTGGCCGCCCGGCCGGACGACGCCGTCACCGTGGCGTTCACCGGCGACCTCGGCCGGATGCGGCACACCGTCGTGCTGGAGACCGTGCTGCTCGGGCTGGCCGGGGAACGCCTGATGATCTTCGCGGCGGCGGTCGGCGAGCTGCTCACCGGGGTGCCCGGCGCCGGGGGCCGCCGCCCGAGCGTCGCGCTGTGGGGACGGCCCGGGGAGGTCGTCTGCGACGTCGACCTGCCCGCCACCGCGTCCCTCGACCCCTTCATCGGCCTGCACCCGCCCCTGCTCGACCCGCGACCGGGCGACGGCATCTGGCTCGCCCGGCAGATCTGCGACCATCTCGACGTGCGGTCCGGTCCCGGCGGCACCACGATCCGGCTGCACACTCCCACCCTGCGCGACACCGAGGCCGGCGCCGGTGCCTGACCGCGCGTTCGCGCAGCTAGCGGGCCGCCGAATGGGTAGGCGACCGGCATGAGCACTCGCGCGCCCGACCGGCGGCCGCCCGACCGCGGGTTCGCGGCCGAACTCCGCGACGCGGTGACGCTGCGCGCGTTCGCCCTGATCACCGGGGTCCTTCTGCTGCAGCTCGGGTTCATCCTGTCCTACATCGGCGCGTTCCATTCACCGACCCCGCACCGCATCCCCGTCGCGGTGGTCGCGCCGCCCGCGGTGGCGGGACAGGCCGTCGCGCAGGTGAACGCGCTGCAGGGCCGGCCGCTGGAGGCCCGCACGGCCCCAGGCGAGCAGCAGGCCCGCCGGGACATCCTGCGCCGGGACGTCGACGCGGCGATCATCGTGGATCCGCGCGGCGGCACCGACACGCTGCTGGTCGCCTCCGCCGCCGGGCCGGCGCTCGCCGGCACCGCCACCGATGTCGCGCACCGGCTGGAGACCGCCCAGGGCCGGCGGGTGACGGTCGTCGACATCCGTCCGCCCGGCCCCAAGGACGGCCGGGGCCTGTCCTCCTTCTACCTCGTCATCGGCTGGGTCGTGGGCGGCTACCTGGCGGCGGCGATCCTCGCGGTGGCGGGCGGCGCCCGCCCGGCGAACGCGCGCCGCACGGTCATCCGGCTGGGGGCGCTCGCCCTGTACGCGGTCGTGTCGGGGCTCGGCGGCGCCCTCGTCGCCGGTCCCGTCCTCGGCGCGCTGCCGGGCCACTTCTTCCCGGTGTGGGGGATCGGGGCGCTCGTGGTCTTCGCGGCGGCGGCCGCCACCGCCGCGCTCCAGACGCTGTTCGGGCTCGTCGGGATCGGCCTGGCGATCCTGCTGTTCGTCGTGCTCGGCAACCCCAGCGCCGGCGGCGCCTACCCGCTCGCGCTGCTGCCGCCGTTCTGGCGCGCGATCGGCGGCTGGCTGCCGACGGGCGCGGCCACGACGGCCGTCCGCAACACCGTCTACTTCTCCGGCAACGCCACGGCGCACGCGCTGTGGGTGCTGGCCGGGTGGGCCCTCGTAGGGACGGCCGTCGCCCTGGCGGTGTCCGCGCTGCGCCCGCGAGCGTCCGCCTCGACCGTGGGGACCGCCTCAGCCGGGGGCGGTTGA encodes:
- a CDS encoding anti-sigma factor RsbA family regulatory protein — its product is MNGSTFVHQGCVYSSDDDFLRMAVPFIDEGLRREEPVLVTTTPVNLSLVQTALGRHARNVDYAESAFFGRRPPQRVAAFTGYRHRHPGAARVRIIAEPVWAGRSARQVEAWECMDSALNAVLAGTGIHMVCPYDARTLEPEIVGNALRTHPHMVDGTEVAASPGYTEPVAFVRGRAAPLAARPDDAVTVAFTGDLGRMRHTVVLETVLLGLAGERLMIFAAAVGELLTGVPGAGGRRPSVALWGRPGEVVCDVDLPATASLDPFIGLHPPLLDPRPGDGIWLARQICDHLDVRSGPGGTTIRLHTPTLRDTEAGAGA
- a CDS encoding DUF3533 domain-containing protein, which translates into the protein MSTRAPDRRPPDRGFAAELRDAVTLRAFALITGVLLLQLGFILSYIGAFHSPTPHRIPVAVVAPPAVAGQAVAQVNALQGRPLEARTAPGEQQARRDILRRDVDAAIIVDPRGGTDTLLVASAAGPALAGTATDVAHRLETAQGRRVTVVDIRPPGPKDGRGLSSFYLVIGWVVGGYLAAAILAVAGGARPANARRTVIRLGALALYAVVSGLGGALVAGPVLGALPGHFFPVWGIGALVVFAAAAATAALQTLFGLVGIGLAILLFVVLGNPSAGGAYPLALLPPFWRAIGGWLPTGAATTAVRNTVYFSGNATAHALWVLAGWALVGTAVALAVSALRPRASASTVGTASAGGG